The following coding sequences are from one Thermocrinis jamiesonii window:
- a CDS encoding TonB-dependent receptor codes for MGKKGSVLALLALCGVALSKELELEQISVTATRTERKLQDTPASVTVIGKEKIEQRPMLNLFDALQGTAGVNVGSRNQGYDVRLIIRGGGLKAPYGVREIMVLLNGVPITDPDSLTRLDFVDTSLIERVEVVKGPNSTLWGVNASGGVINVITKSPFERKGGLIKLGFGDYETQNHHFYYSTPLGKNFYIGFSASRRQTDNSWREWNTFQTNQIVLQPSYMFENGDTWENYLSYTKADLKLPGSLVVRPFPPLDQWSEFLRTGKVPRTGDPWKHMGRYSEIFFFSSKLTKSFGNLELIPLFYTNHWQHYHPVTGRINDADTWIFGTDVQANYKHSLGVLTAGFTVRYDQQRTKYYKYRDVQIAGSRIVSTLSDRAGDLLERQTQKTLLAGVFVQQSFQRNKWIIDLGVRVDQVKFDISGYKWGDYDFSTGNYRSCPNPAIENCFNYSKERTYNIVSPRVGVSYRLLPEVSLYGTVGTGANTPTSGELASNPNLKLTKVINYETGIKANYRRFSLETAVYKMDVKDEVVRVIETGQTRFINAGKTEKKGFELTTSYQILEGLTFGGSYTYSDYKFKKFFERVGTTNVARDGNRLPYIPIHQYSLFLSYSHPSGFRVRVQTDSWGEYYMDNANSEKYEGYEFITSVTLGYQRKNFDVSLMVDNLFNKKYAVEVTKDTQGVKRYTPAPPRNFLVRLTYNF; via the coding sequence TTTCAAAGGAGTTGGAGCTTGAACAAATAAGCGTAACCGCCACGAGGACGGAGAGAAAATTGCAAGATACACCAGCAAGTGTAACCGTCATAGGCAAAGAGAAAATTGAACAAAGACCTATGCTGAACCTTTTCGATGCACTGCAAGGAACGGCTGGCGTGAATGTGGGTTCAAGAAATCAGGGTTACGACGTCAGACTCATCATAAGGGGCGGTGGCCTAAAGGCACCTTACGGAGTAAGGGAAATAATGGTGCTTTTAAACGGTGTGCCTATAACGGACCCGGATAGCCTAACAAGGCTTGATTTTGTGGATACTTCCCTCATAGAAAGGGTGGAGGTAGTTAAAGGTCCAAACTCTACTCTGTGGGGAGTAAATGCTTCTGGTGGAGTTATAAATGTGATCACAAAAAGTCCCTTTGAGAGGAAGGGAGGGCTTATAAAGCTTGGTTTTGGGGATTACGAGACCCAAAACCACCATTTTTACTACTCTACGCCCCTTGGAAAGAACTTTTACATAGGTTTTAGTGCAAGCAGAAGGCAGACGGATAACTCCTGGAGGGAGTGGAATACTTTTCAAACCAATCAGATAGTCTTACAACCCTCCTACATGTTTGAAAACGGAGACACCTGGGAAAACTACCTAAGCTACACAAAGGCGGACTTAAAACTTCCTGGTTCTTTGGTAGTTAGGCCTTTCCCTCCCTTGGACCAATGGTCAGAGTTTCTAAGAACGGGTAAAGTGCCCCGCACGGGTGACCCATGGAAGCACATGGGTAGGTATTCGGAGATATTCTTCTTTAGCTCCAAGCTAACAAAAAGCTTTGGGAATTTAGAACTCATACCTCTTTTTTACACCAACCACTGGCAACATTACCACCCAGTAACGGGCCGTATAAACGATGCGGATACATGGATCTTTGGAACGGACGTGCAGGCAAACTACAAGCACAGCTTGGGCGTGCTGACAGCTGGTTTTACGGTAAGATACGACCAGCAAAGGACCAAATACTATAAGTATAGAGATGTGCAGATAGCTGGATCTCGCATAGTTTCCACACTTTCAGACAGGGCTGGAGACTTACTTGAAAGACAAACCCAAAAAACTCTGCTGGCTGGAGTTTTCGTTCAACAATCTTTTCAAAGGAACAAATGGATAATAGACCTTGGAGTAAGAGTTGACCAAGTGAAGTTTGACATAAGCGGTTACAAGTGGGGAGACTATGACTTTAGCACTGGAAATTACAGGAGCTGTCCCAATCCAGCTATTGAAAACTGTTTTAATTACTCAAAAGAAAGGACTTATAACATAGTAAGCCCAAGGGTAGGGGTATCCTACAGGCTACTTCCAGAGGTTAGCCTTTACGGAACGGTGGGAACGGGTGCTAACACGCCCACTTCCGGAGAGCTTGCCTCCAACCCAAACCTAAAATTGACCAAGGTAATAAACTACGAGACTGGAATAAAGGCAAATTACAGAAGGTTTAGCTTGGAAACCGCCGTTTATAAGATGGACGTAAAGGACGAAGTGGTACGTGTGATCGAAACCGGTCAAACCCGTTTTATAAACGCAGGAAAGACGGAAAAGAAAGGCTTTGAACTGACCACCTCCTATCAAATTTTAGAAGGTTTGACCTTTGGTGGCTCTTACACCTACAGCGACTATAAGTTTAAGAAGTTTTTCGAGCGCGTGGGTACAACGAACGTAGCAAGGGATGGCAACAGACTTCCTTACATTCCCATACATCAATACTCTTTGTTTTTGAGCTATTCCCATCCTTCCGGTTTTAGGGTAAGGGTCCAAACAGACAGCTGGGGAGAGTATTACATGGATAACGCCAACAGCGAGAAGTATGAAGGCTACGAGTTTATAACCAGCGTTACCCTTGGCTATCAGAGAAAAAACTTTGATGTTTCTTTGATGGTGGATAACCTTTTTAACAAAAAGTATGCAGTAGAAGTAACAAAAGACACGCAGGGAGTGAAAAGATACACTCCCGCTCCACCCAGAAATTTCTTAGTAAGGCTTACGTACAACTTTTAA